The DNA window TGGCGATGTACTCGCAGTCCAGGTCGTCGGCCCGCTGCAACAGGGCGTCCCACTTGATGTGGGTGTTACAGAGCACGCAGGGGTTGGGCGTGCGGCCCGAGAGGTACTCGTCGGTGAAGCGCTCGATCACCCAGTCCCCAAACTCCTCCCGCAGGTCCACGACGAAGTGCGGAAAGCCGTGCTCAGTCGCCACCACACGGGCGTCGTTCATCGACTCGATGGAGCAACAGCCCACTTCTTTTCCGTCGCGCCCCCCGCTGGTGGAATAGTCCCAGGTTTTCATGGTGAGGCCCACCACGTCGTAGCCGCGCTCTTTGAGCAGCACGGCCGTCACCGAGGAGTCGACGCCGCCACTCATGGCGACGAGCACGCGTCCCTTCTTGCTCATGATTTAGGCGGTGAGTCGAAAGAGAAGACTGTAGATATGTAAAACCGCCGCGCACGGATGGGCGTTCCTCAGTCGCGTCGGGGCCCCGCCGATCAGCAACACACGTGCCCCCCTGCTGCTCGGCCGCCTCGAGCGGGAAATGGTCTTCAGAAAATATTTGCTTGTACCACGACCCCGGAAAGCAGAAGTTTGAAGGCATCACTCCCTGCCAAACGCCCCCGGTACGTATTCTATGTCCACGTCGACCTCTGCGTCTCGCAGTACCGTCACGACCCCCCTCGCCCCCGCGGCCATCGGCCCGTACAGCCAGGGCGTCCTCGTCGACGACCGGCTCTATGTCTCAGGTCAAATCGCGATCGACCCGGACACCGACAGCATGGTGGACGGGACGATTGAGGCGGAAACGGAACGCGTGCTCGAAAACGTTGGCGCCGTCCTGAAGGCCGCGAGCATGTCGTTCGAGAACGTGGTGCGGTGCGAGGTCTTCATGGCCGACATGAACGACT is part of the Salinibacter ruber DSM 13855 genome and encodes:
- a CDS encoding RidA family protein; protein product: MSTSTSASRSTVTTPLAPAAIGPYSQGVLVDDRLYVSGQIAIDPDTDSMVDGTIEAETERVLENVGAVLKAASMSFENVVRCEVFMADMNDYAQINEVYARYFNEKPPARQAVEVAKLPRNARVEVSCIAIR